From Candidatus Kryptonium sp., the proteins below share one genomic window:
- the polX gene encoding DNA polymerase/3'-5' exonuclease PolX gives MQEKIVDKKFVAEILEEIADMLELKGEIEFKVRAYRNASRIIREVKKDLRELVNSGELAKIKGIGPNLFEKIKEIVDTGHSKYHEELKRTIPDGLFDLLQVRGLGPKRIKAIYEKLGITTLAELEYACRENRLLKLEGFGKTIQDKVLKEIERLKRNAQYHLITSAYNVAEFITSFIKTNLDVINFTITGSLRRRKEIVRDIDVVLNVKKRDFKGVIEKVLKKFPHTSVIANDDDFVSLVSEFGMQVDFILADEDYGFKVFYTTGSKDFLSRFEELVLKSDFRMNENGIFKNGEKINFLSEEQIFSKFGMDFIPPELREGFNEIDLALSGKIPELLSEKDIIGIFHVHSTYSDGSDTLEDMIAECEKIGLKYVGISDHSKSAYYAGGLTEERLEQQWKEIEELQRKFKIKILKGAEVDILPDGTLDYSDDVLSKFDFVIASIHSKFRMTLDEATQRIIRAMQNPYVTILGHPTGRLLLGREGYPVDMKKVIDEASKLGVVIEFNANPHRLDIDWRHINYAIQKGVKISINPDAHAIGEIYYTFLSLGTARKGMLTKNDVLNAMDFEQVQSFLRRRRGK, from the coding sequence ATGCAAGAGAAGATTGTAGATAAAAAATTCGTCGCTGAGATACTTGAAGAGATCGCAGATATGCTTGAGTTAAAGGGCGAAATTGAGTTCAAGGTAAGGGCATACAGGAATGCCTCAAGAATTATTCGCGAGGTTAAAAAAGATTTAAGGGAACTCGTCAACTCTGGCGAGCTTGCAAAGATAAAAGGAATTGGACCGAATCTTTTTGAGAAAATAAAAGAAATAGTTGATACCGGACATTCAAAATATCATGAAGAGTTGAAAAGAACTATACCAGATGGATTGTTTGATCTTCTTCAGGTGCGAGGGCTTGGACCTAAAAGGATAAAAGCAATTTATGAAAAACTTGGCATCACGACTCTTGCTGAACTTGAATACGCTTGCAGGGAAAATCGCCTTCTAAAGCTTGAAGGTTTCGGCAAAACGATTCAAGACAAAGTTTTAAAAGAGATAGAACGATTGAAACGAAATGCACAATATCATTTGATCACCTCCGCATACAATGTCGCTGAATTCATTACTTCATTCATTAAAACAAACCTTGATGTTATCAACTTCACAATAACAGGAAGTTTGAGGAGGAGAAAAGAGATAGTAAGAGATATTGATGTAGTGCTAAATGTCAAAAAAAGGGACTTTAAGGGCGTAATTGAAAAAGTTCTAAAAAAATTCCCTCATACAAGTGTCATTGCTAATGATGATGATTTTGTGAGTTTGGTCTCTGAATTCGGAATGCAAGTTGATTTTATACTTGCTGATGAGGATTACGGCTTCAAGGTTTTCTATACCACAGGGAGCAAGGATTTTTTGAGTAGATTTGAAGAGCTAGTGCTAAAATCAGATTTCAGAATGAATGAAAATGGAATTTTTAAAAATGGTGAAAAGATCAACTTTTTATCCGAAGAGCAGATTTTCAGCAAATTTGGGATGGATTTCATACCTCCGGAGTTAAGAGAAGGATTTAACGAAATTGATCTTGCTTTAAGTGGTAAAATCCCTGAGCTTTTAAGTGAAAAAGATATAATTGGGATCTTCCATGTTCACTCAACCTATAGTGATGGTTCAGATACGCTTGAGGATATGATCGCAGAGTGTGAAAAAATTGGTTTGAAATATGTTGGGATCTCGGATCACAGCAAGTCAGCCTATTATGCTGGTGGTTTAACCGAGGAGCGACTGGAACAACAATGGAAGGAGATAGAGGAATTACAAAGGAAGTTTAAAATAAAAATTTTGAAAGGAGCTGAAGTTGATATACTTCCTGACGGAACTCTTGATTATTCAGATGATGTGCTTTCAAAGTTTGATTTTGTGATAGCTTCAATTCATAGCAAGTTTAGGATGACATTGGACGAGGCAACTCAGAGAATAATAAGGGCAATGCAAAATCCATATGTTACGATCCTCGGACATCCAACGGGACGACTTCTTCTTGGAAGGGAGGGTTATCCCGTGGATATGAAAAAAGTTATTGATGAAGCATCAAAACTTGGTGTTGTGATTGAATTCAACGCAAATCCACATCGTCTTGACATTGATTGGAGGCATATAAATTACGCAATACAGAAGGGTGTTAAAATAAGTATAAATCCTGATGCGCACGCGATCGGTGAAATTTATTATACTTTTCTTTCGCTTGGGACAGCAAGAAAAGGGATGCTTACCAAAAATGATGTGTTAAATGCGATGGATTTTGAGCAAGTTCAAAGTTTCTTGAGAAGACGCAGAGGAAAATAA
- the panC gene encoding pantoate--beta-alanine ligase, producing the protein MRIITKVKEMQKVADELRREGKIIGVVPTMGYLHEGHLSLIRIAKERSDVVITTIFVNPLQFAPHEDYDRYPRDFERDVKLAQSAGCDIIFHPSVEEMYPGNFLSYVEVEKLSKVLEGEFRPTHFRGVTTVVAKLFNITKPHIAVFGQKDAQQALIIRQMVKDLNFDIDIIVAPIVREPDGLAMSSRNVYLSETERKEATVLYESLKLAENLVAQGERNSKVIISKMEELIKSKPSAKIDYIAIVKPDTLEKVENLNEGNEYLIALAVRIGTTRLIDNTIVKI; encoded by the coding sequence ATGCGAATTATCACAAAAGTTAAGGAAATGCAAAAAGTTGCCGATGAATTAAGAAGAGAAGGCAAAATTATCGGTGTTGTTCCAACTATGGGTTATTTGCACGAGGGACACTTGAGCTTAATCAGGATCGCCAAAGAAAGAAGCGATGTCGTGATAACGACGATTTTTGTTAATCCATTGCAGTTTGCACCACACGAGGATTACGACAGATATCCGAGGGATTTTGAAAGAGATGTTAAGCTTGCTCAATCAGCTGGATGTGATATAATTTTCCATCCAAGTGTTGAAGAGATGTATCCAGGAAATTTTTTAAGTTATGTTGAGGTGGAGAAATTAAGCAAAGTTTTGGAAGGTGAATTTAGACCAACGCATTTCCGAGGTGTTACAACAGTTGTCGCTAAACTTTTTAACATAACTAAACCACATATCGCTGTTTTTGGACAAAAGGACGCTCAACAAGCGTTAATAATAAGGCAAATGGTTAAAGATTTAAATTTTGACATTGACATAATCGTTGCCCCGATTGTCCGAGAGCCAGATGGACTTGCGATGAGCTCAAGAAATGTCTATCTTTCGGAAACAGAGAGAAAAGAAGCGACAGTTCTTTACGAAAGTTTGAAATTGGCAGAAAATCTCGTCGCACAGGGTGAGAGGAATTCAAAAGTTATAATTTCAAAAATGGAGGAACTTATAAAATCAAAACCATCAGCAAAAATTGACTACATTGCGATAGTTAAACCAGATACGCTTGAGAAAGTTGAGAACTTAAATGAAGGAAACGAATATTTAATTGCTCTCGCCGTGAGGATAGGAACGACGAGGTTAATTGATAACACAATTGTAAAAATTTAG
- a CDS encoding aspartate 1-decarboxylase, which yields MYREMCKSKIHGATVTQAELYYEGSITIDEDILELAEILPYEKVQVVNVNNGARFETYTIPGERGSGVICLNGPAARLGAVGDQIIIISYAQYPQEIAENHKPKVIILDKDNKIKQIIYGHIGELTK from the coding sequence ATATATCGTGAGATGTGCAAATCAAAAATTCACGGTGCAACCGTAACTCAAGCTGAACTTTATTATGAGGGAAGCATAACAATTGACGAAGACATCCTTGAATTAGCCGAGATCCTGCCTTATGAGAAGGTTCAAGTTGTAAATGTAAATAACGGTGCGAGGTTTGAAACTTACACAATTCCTGGCGAAAGAGGCTCAGGGGTAATTTGTCTTAATGGGCCTGCAGCTAGGCTCGGGGCTGTGGGGGATCAGATAATTATCATATCTTATGCTCAATATCCACAAGAGATTGCTGAAAATCACAAGCCAAAGGTCATAATACTTGACAAAGACAACAAAATTAAGCAAATTATTTATGGGCATATAGGTGAACTTACGAAGTAA
- a CDS encoding sugar phosphate nucleotidyltransferase gives MAEIFSNYKHPRNLATVILAAGKGTRMKNPDMSKVMFYLNGEPMIKNVVNLAFKINSDRVIVVVGYNKEMVMDYLKRIAPSVEFAIQEEQLGTGHAVMQTEEMLKNFDGDVLVLSGDVPLLTVKTMRRLLKHHYESNAVATLLTAEVDDPTGYGRIIRNPDGSVDRIVEHKDATEEERKIKEINSGIYVFKREPLFEALKHITPHNVQGEYYLTDVFYYFSHHDMKICALKAENWDEIHGINTMEQLEKAREILERRRQLGIEE, from the coding sequence ATGGCGGAAATTTTTTCTAATTATAAACATCCAAGAAATCTCGCAACCGTCATACTTGCAGCTGGAAAGGGGACAAGGATGAAAAATCCAGATATGTCAAAGGTCATGTTTTATCTAAATGGTGAGCCGATGATAAAAAATGTTGTGAATCTCGCTTTTAAAATCAATTCTGATAGGGTCATTGTGGTTGTCGGATACAATAAAGAGATGGTCATGGACTATCTTAAGAGAATTGCTCCATCGGTTGAGTTCGCTATACAAGAGGAACAGCTTGGCACAGGGCATGCGGTTATGCAAACGGAAGAAATGTTGAAAAATTTTGACGGTGATGTGCTTGTGCTTTCTGGTGATGTCCCACTTTTGACCGTGAAAACTATGAGGCGACTTTTGAAGCACCACTATGAGTCAAATGCAGTAGCAACACTTTTAACAGCTGAAGTTGATGATCCAACTGGTTATGGCAGAATCATTAGAAATCCTGATGGATCAGTTGATAGAATTGTTGAACACAAAGATGCAACGGAGGAGGAACGAAAGATAAAAGAGATAAATTCTGGTATCTATGTTTTTAAAAGAGAACCGCTTTTTGAGGCACTTAAACATATCACTCCGCATAATGTCCAGGGCGAATACTATTTAACAGATGTTTTTTACTATTTTTCGCATCACGATATGAAAATTTGTGCTCTGAAAGCGGAAAATTGGGATGAGATTCACGGTATAAACACAATGGAACAACTTGAAAAGGCAAGGGAAATTTTGGAACGAAGAAGACAACTTGGCATTGAAGAGTGA
- a CDS encoding class I SAM-dependent rRNA methyltransferase, with amino-acid sequence MKRKIIRSGGDIGQDNLQGEMGKVVLKRDGDKRILKGHLWIFSNEIKEIRGNPKIGDVVDVYRFNGEFLGVGFFNPHSLISVRLLSREKIEVDFEFFKERILNAYKLRKILYPNSETFRLVHGESDFLPGLVIDKYNEFLSIQTFSYGMDLRLNLICDVLEDLFKSEGIVERNESPLRELEGLGNRKGILRGKVRETIFEDDGVKFRIDLLSGQKTGFYLDQRENRKALRRFAKDKKVLDCFTNEGGFALHCAYAGAEDVIGIDVSETAIEKAKLNAELNNLKNVKFEIGDVFDKLREYLSKGEKFDIVILDPPSFTKSKKTVKSALSGYREINSTAMKILKSGGILATASCSHHIDDESFMNVIIESSILAKKKLRLIEWRGASLDHPVLPSMPETKYLKFGIFQVIE; translated from the coding sequence ATGAAGAGAAAGATTATCCGTTCTGGTGGAGATATTGGACAAGACAATTTACAAGGTGAAATGGGAAAAGTCGTTTTAAAGAGAGATGGCGACAAGAGAATTTTGAAAGGTCATCTTTGGATTTTCAGCAACGAGATAAAAGAGATAAGGGGAAATCCAAAGATCGGTGATGTTGTTGATGTTTATCGCTTTAATGGTGAGTTTCTTGGTGTTGGTTTTTTCAATCCGCATTCGCTCATTTCGGTTAGGTTGTTAAGTAGAGAAAAAATTGAAGTTGATTTTGAATTTTTCAAAGAGCGGATTTTAAATGCGTATAAATTAAGAAAAATTTTATATCCAAATTCGGAAACATTTCGTCTCGTACATGGCGAGAGTGACTTTCTCCCGGGGCTTGTGATTGACAAGTATAACGAGTTTTTATCAATTCAAACATTTTCATACGGAATGGATTTAAGGTTAAATTTAATTTGTGATGTTCTTGAAGATCTGTTCAAGTCGGAAGGAATAGTTGAAAGAAATGAATCACCTTTAAGAGAACTTGAGGGGCTTGGGAACCGAAAAGGGATTTTAAGGGGTAAAGTGAGGGAGACGATTTTTGAAGATGATGGAGTTAAATTTAGAATTGATTTGCTTTCAGGTCAAAAAACAGGTTTTTATCTTGATCAAAGGGAAAATAGAAAAGCTTTGAGAAGATTTGCAAAGGATAAAAAGGTGCTTGATTGTTTCACTAATGAAGGTGGGTTCGCGCTCCACTGTGCCTATGCTGGTGCCGAAGATGTGATCGGAATTGATGTCTCCGAAACTGCAATTGAAAAAGCGAAATTGAACGCTGAATTGAACAACTTAAAAAATGTTAAGTTTGAAATCGGTGATGTTTTTGATAAACTTCGCGAGTATTTAAGCAAGGGTGAAAAGTTTGATATAGTTATCCTTGATCCACCGTCATTTACGAAGTCAAAGAAGACAGTTAAATCTGCTCTTTCTGGATATCGGGAGATAAATTCAACAGCGATGAAAATTTTAAAATCGGGTGGGATTCTCGCTACTGCGTCGTGTTCGCATCACATTGACGATGAAAGCTTTATGAATGTGATCATTGAAAGTTCAATTTTGGCAAAGAAAAAACTTCGCTTGATAGAATGGCGTGGTGCATCGTTAGATCATCCAGTTTTGCCGTCAATGCCAGAGACAAAATATCTTAAATTTGGAATTTTTCAAGTAATTGAGTGA
- a CDS encoding amidase, translated as MEANMSDRDIAFLSIRQLSSLIRTKKISPVELTQIYIERLKKHGEKLGAVVTITEELAIKQAKQAEKEIMAGKYRGLLHGIPFGAKDLLATRGIPTTWGAEPYRNQIFDYDATVIKKLYDAGAILVAKLSMVELAGGMGYDDADASFTGPGRTPWNLNYWSGGSSSGSGSAVSAGLVAFAIGSETSGSILTPSAFCGITGLRPTYGLVSRYGAMALSWTLDKIGPMCRTADDCGIVLSAIAGYDPKDETTVKKEFNYTRKLLPNRKFKIAVIKGTTDKAQPEVKKNFEESLKVISEFAELEYDVEFPDYPWGAVVGTIVDAEGASAFYDLIISGEISKLRNKRDKVGGYSMIQVSAVEYLNAMRLRKKMRKALEEFLSKYDAIVAPTRATVAYPIGVDFDKAYPGISGGPALIPAGNAGGVPAICLPNGFGLNNLPTSIQFMSKAFTEKTLIQIGNAYQDRTDWHLKRPPID; from the coding sequence ATGGAGGCAAATATGAGCGACAGGGACATCGCTTTCCTTTCAATTCGCCAACTCTCGTCTTTGATTAGAACCAAAAAAATTTCACCCGTAGAGTTAACACAAATTTACATTGAGAGATTAAAAAAGCATGGAGAAAAACTTGGCGCAGTTGTAACAATAACCGAAGAGCTCGCAATTAAACAGGCGAAGCAAGCAGAAAAAGAAATAATGGCGGGGAAATATAGAGGTTTGCTTCACGGTATACCCTTCGGAGCGAAAGATTTACTTGCAACGCGCGGAATCCCAACAACATGGGGAGCTGAACCATACCGAAACCAAATTTTTGATTACGATGCTACAGTCATAAAAAAACTTTACGACGCTGGAGCAATACTCGTTGCGAAGCTTTCAATGGTTGAACTCGCTGGTGGAATGGGATACGATGATGCAGATGCTTCTTTCACTGGACCTGGCAGAACGCCTTGGAATTTAAATTATTGGAGCGGTGGCTCATCAAGTGGTTCCGGCTCAGCTGTTTCAGCTGGTTTAGTTGCTTTCGCAATAGGTTCAGAAACATCCGGTTCAATTTTAACACCATCAGCCTTTTGTGGAATCACCGGATTAAGACCAACTTATGGGCTCGTAAGTAGATATGGAGCGATGGCTTTATCTTGGACGCTTGATAAGATCGGTCCGATGTGCAGGACCGCTGATGATTGTGGAATTGTTTTATCAGCAATCGCAGGTTATGATCCAAAGGATGAGACAACCGTTAAAAAAGAATTCAACTACACTCGCAAACTACTACCGAACCGAAAATTTAAAATCGCAGTGATCAAAGGAACGACTGACAAAGCACAACCCGAAGTTAAGAAAAATTTTGAGGAATCTTTAAAAGTTATCTCCGAATTTGCAGAACTTGAATATGATGTTGAATTTCCAGATTATCCATGGGGCGCAGTTGTCGGAACAATCGTTGATGCTGAAGGGGCAAGCGCGTTTTATGATTTGATCATTTCAGGCGAAATTTCAAAGTTAAGAAACAAAAGAGACAAAGTTGGTGGATACTCAATGATACAAGTTTCAGCAGTGGAATATCTAAACGCAATGCGATTGAGAAAAAAGATGCGAAAAGCTCTTGAGGAGTTTCTCTCAAAATATGACGCCATTGTAGCACCAACCAGAGCGACTGTTGCTTATCCAATTGGAGTTGATTTTGATAAAGCTTATCCTGGCATAAGCGGAGGACCTGCTTTAATTCCAGCAGGAAACGCTGGAGGTGTCCCTGCTATATGTCTGCCGAACGGATTTGGATTAAATAACTTACCGACATCAATTCAATTCATGAGCAAAGCATTCACTGAAAAAACATTAATCCAGATCGGAAATGCCTATCAAGATAGAACCGATTGGCATCTAAAAAGACCGCCGATAGATTAA
- a CDS encoding DUF362 domain-containing protein, translating into MPRSKVAVLRTKPDTVLQDIEKLMKLADFENYLDKNSVTILKDNISWHLPYLSSNTTPWQLEGVIIALKNAGFDKLVAVHNNTVVTDPFKGGKLNKLEPIYKKYGIEERYNFIKTDIKWIRYEPKHKMLALHKVYPKGIHIPEFFIGKNIIHLPTMKTHIYTTTTGAMKNAFGGLLNTRRHYTHTWIHETLVDLLAIQKEIHTGIFAVMDGTIAGNGPGPRTMIPVETDYILASADQVAIDAVSAKIMGFDPMKIKYIRLAYEAGLGVGDPREIEIVGEDISNVNLKFFVGDNMASRVGDILWFGPLKGIQYLFFRTPLVYIFVFGSYFYHDFVWWPLKGKKIQEKLRKSSKWGKLFESYPLD; encoded by the coding sequence ATGCCCCGTTCAAAAGTCGCAGTCTTAAGGACAAAGCCAGATACAGTTTTACAAGACATAGAAAAATTGATGAAACTTGCCGATTTTGAAAATTACCTTGATAAAAATTCAGTCACTATTTTGAAAGACAACATCTCTTGGCATTTGCCATATTTAAGCTCAAACACGACGCCGTGGCAACTTGAGGGAGTTATAATTGCTCTGAAAAACGCTGGCTTTGATAAACTTGTTGCAGTTCATAATAACACAGTCGTCACAGATCCATTCAAAGGTGGAAAACTTAACAAGCTTGAACCGATCTATAAAAAATACGGGATTGAAGAACGATATAACTTTATCAAAACTGACATAAAATGGATTCGGTATGAGCCAAAACATAAGATGCTCGCTTTGCACAAGGTTTATCCAAAAGGGATACACATCCCTGAATTTTTCATCGGTAAAAATATCATTCACCTTCCAACGATGAAAACACATATTTACACAACGACAACCGGCGCAATGAAAAACGCATTCGGTGGTCTTTTAAATACACGAAGACACTATACTCACACTTGGATACACGAAACACTTGTTGATTTGCTTGCAATTCAAAAGGAAATTCACACTGGGATATTTGCAGTTATGGACGGAACTATAGCTGGAAATGGTCCTGGACCGAGGACGATGATCCCAGTTGAAACCGACTATATTCTTGCAAGCGCAGATCAAGTAGCAATTGACGCTGTCTCGGCAAAGATCATGGGATTTGACCCGATGAAGATAAAATACATTCGTCTGGCTTACGAAGCTGGACTTGGCGTCGGGGATCCGAGAGAAATTGAAATAGTTGGTGAGGACATTTCAAATGTCAATTTAAAATTTTTCGTCGGTGATAACATGGCAAGCCGAGTCGGTGATATACTTTGGTTTGGACCTTTGAAAGGGATTCAATATCTATTTTTTAGAACGCCCCTTGTTTATATTTTTGTCTTCGGCTCATACTTTTATCATGATTTCGTCTGGTGGCCGTTAAAAGGGAAAAAGATTCAAGAAAAACTGAGAAAGAGCTCAAAATGGGGAAAGCTTTTTGAAAGTTATCCTCTTGATTAA
- a CDS encoding MFS transporter — translation MTLDIDSSRRGMRYSIIEGSFATIFIALSTGAFLTGYALMLGAEEFVIGLIGAIPFISQTMQILGAYLLRKYKSPQKLSIIYSILNRWVWFILIFLPFLKIGNEIKILIFLTILFISSSAGSILANIWTTWIGEIVPRDIWGKYFGKRTSYNNMVNIVIFFVSAWLLDYLKQIDVKIGYLVITSICFASGVVTTFLFRYHPDVKFEFKDRTSLKDEILKPLKDKNFRRFILFFAHWNFSVGLAAPFMTYHMLKNLNVNFSTIAIFNMLTMTFNIIFSRWWGKLIDRFGAKNVLIFNASNIAYIPVLWLIATPDFLFPLFIDAILAGVAWSGFNLAAFNIPLSKAPKENRSAYVAVLSIFSGFGYLSASMLAGYIATLLKDFSIWIFGLKFINLHILFLLSFISRIIGTIILLKIPEFGEKPFFAMVDSISSTIFKVFTTLGGVISDSRDEERR, via the coding sequence ATGACGCTTGATATAGATTCGTCGCGTCGCGGAATGAGATATTCAATAATAGAAGGAAGTTTTGCGACGATCTTTATCGCTCTTTCAACAGGTGCGTTTTTAACTGGTTACGCTCTAATGCTTGGTGCTGAGGAGTTCGTCATTGGCTTAATTGGAGCTATACCTTTTATTTCTCAAACTATGCAAATTTTGGGGGCGTATCTACTGCGAAAGTATAAAAGTCCTCAAAAGCTTTCAATAATCTATAGCATATTAAATCGCTGGGTTTGGTTCATACTCATATTCTTGCCGTTTTTAAAAATTGGCAACGAAATCAAAATTTTAATTTTTCTAACCATTCTTTTCATATCTTCATCCGCTGGGAGCATACTTGCAAACATTTGGACAACTTGGATCGGTGAAATCGTCCCGAGAGATATTTGGGGTAAGTATTTTGGTAAAAGAACATCTTACAACAATATGGTCAATATAGTGATTTTCTTTGTTTCGGCGTGGCTTCTTGATTATTTGAAACAAATTGATGTAAAGATTGGCTATTTGGTTATAACTTCTATTTGTTTTGCAAGTGGTGTTGTGACGACATTTTTGTTCAGGTATCATCCAGATGTTAAGTTTGAGTTTAAAGATAGAACTTCTCTCAAAGATGAAATTTTAAAGCCTTTGAAGGATAAAAATTTCAGAAGATTTATCTTGTTTTTTGCGCATTGGAATTTTTCGGTTGGGCTTGCTGCTCCTTTTATGACTTATCATATGCTAAAAAATTTAAATGTAAATTTTTCAACGATTGCTATTTTCAACATGCTTACGATGACATTTAACATTATTTTTTCAAGGTGGTGGGGGAAATTGATTGACAGGTTTGGTGCTAAAAATGTGCTTATATTTAATGCTTCAAACATTGCCTATATACCGGTTCTGTGGCTCATTGCGACGCCTGATTTTTTGTTTCCGCTTTTTATTGATGCTATACTTGCTGGTGTTGCTTGGAGTGGATTCAACCTCGCTGCTTTCAATATCCCTCTATCAAAAGCTCCAAAGGAAAATCGTTCTGCCTATGTCGCTGTGCTTTCAATTTTTTCTGGATTTGGTTATCTATCCGCATCAATGCTTGCGGGATATATTGCAACTCTTCTTAAAGATTTCTCAATCTGGATATTTGGCTTGAAGTTTATAAATCTTCACATATTGTTTTTACTTTCGTTTATTTCAAGGATTATTGGGACTATTATTCTTTTGAAGATACCCGAATTTGGGGAGAAGCCGTTCTTTGCGATGGTTGATTCAATAAGCAGTACGATTTTTAAAGTTTTTACGACGCTTGGTGGGGTTATATCAGATTCAAGGGATGAAGAGCGAAGGTAA